From the genome of Brachionichthys hirsutus isolate HB-005 chromosome 9, CSIRO-AGI_Bhir_v1, whole genome shotgun sequence:
CGAGCCGCAGGAGGCGGCGAGTCTCCCGTGACGCTGTTCTGCGCCACGGGGCGAATTTGGTCCTGCTGGGCCGTCTTACGGGCCTGTTGCCGGTCCCAGTCTGTGGCCACGGCCTCATCATCCCAGATGGTGGAGGTCTCCGTGTCGCTGATGTATCCCGGCTCCCCAGTGTAGTGGGTGGGATAAATGAGCAGTGGCTCCACGGAGAAGGCCTTCAGGTCCCGTGGCTCAAAGTGAGACATGTATTCAGTGCTGAGGATGAAAGACAGACGTGGAGAAGGATAGAGGGTAAATGATCTCAGTGAAAACATCCCTCTACCCATGCATGGATTTGATTGGAAGTTACAGATCAATTTACTCTCAGCGCAGACAGAACGTTAAGAGGATATCGCACAGACAAACTGGGTACTGTGGGAACGGTGGGGCTGGGCAATGGGAGCTTGTGATGCCTTACAACCGGACACGGGCCTCGGATCGGCTGATGATGGGTTCCTGCTCGTTGGCTTCGGAGTAGCCTTCCTGTCAGTGTGACATCAGCAGACGCCACTTCTTCTAAGTGGCCCCTTAAAACTGTCAAACTCTCAACGAGGCTTCATCCACGTCCGTTTTCACCGCGTCACtttaagcttttatttattttactgcttcATAGTGTTTTATTGTCATCGTGCATATAAAAAGGTCTTTCAATTCATCAATCAATCGCATCATTCTCATTTTTACACTCATTTCCATCAATGGACTTTattgttttacagtgttttaaCTTTATTGCCGTTACACATTACGGTAATACGCATGTTGTAGTTCGCCTCTACATGAGCCTCTCTTTTAAACGTGCTTATTTCATTTGCTGCTTAATATTTGCGTGTCACGTCGTGACAGATCAGCTGGACGGAGTCACACTCGTGCGGATGGAGGCCAGGTCATCTGACCAATCGCCTGCTCAGAGTCATCGGCGCCACGGGAGGGCGGTGAAACCCGACACCTTTATCACAGGTGTCAGAGGACTTGCAGATGCAGGTTTCCCACCCATGTGAGGCCTTTTTCCACTTTAGCGTTATGCATTTCTTTAACGTCTGTCGAGCAGACTGTTTAGGAAGACAACAGGGTCTCACCTTTATAGCTCTCGAGCAACGCGTCTGATGTGAATCCATCTTTTAAGTACATGATGGCACCCCACCTGCTGATGCATGTAATCTGCACATTCCCATGTTGCAGCCATTTATCTCACCTTCTCTCACCGATGAATACACACAGTGAACCCGTTAATAATCTATACACACTGCACACTGGACACACGTCTCTACGTATTTATAAAGTAACATACACTCACTCAGTGTTCATCCCTACCCCGCCCCCGCACTGGGGCCTCTATCAATGGGAATCCTGTCCTTTACTCCAAGCAGCAGGAAGAACTGTGCTGGCCCACATTCCtcaaaaagagagagacggaggggggaggagaagcGGGAGACACAAGGAGGGAGTTGGTGTGTAAAAAAAACGAGTGAGGGgatgtgaagggggggggagttcatttaaaaaaaatgggaaggagagaggaggtgaaggtggagTTCAAGGAGGTTGGGACATGGCAGGAATTTCccaaggaaaaaaataattgaaatgcAAGCAATGTGTGTCCTGTGCAAgatgaaaaggaggaagaggaaggggtgGTGCtggacagaaaaagaaaatgggacATAACCAGGAAGGAAAACGGATAAAAGTGGATGCATGTAGGGAACCCCGGCACCGGGGTTTACCGTCAGAGAACAAAATAGAAAAACGATGCATTATCCTGCAGACTAAAACGTCTCCGGGAGGCTATGAATAGATAATTACTGGAgtagatgcatggacgtagtgagggaggacatgagagtggctggtgttggggaggacattgcaaaggacagggtgaagtggagaaagctgatttgctgtggcgacccctgatgggacaagctgaaagtacagtagtattagtacagtagtagtagtactgtagtagtagtagcagcagctcttccacactgctgcttcaccttcaACCCCGTTTCTGCTCAAACACGCCTTCTGCAGCATATGTTGCATCAACAATTTCATTCTGCAGGTGGATTGCGTGACGTCTTTTCATTGCACCTGCAATCATCTATTTGTGGTATCAGTAAATATCTGCCTGCCTGCTCATAAACCTGAAGCCCCACACTGCTGTATCACATGCGCACgtcattgtgtttattgtgcgTGCAttcaaactcaaaataaaactgagagCTCACTTTGGGTGTTTGTTGAACATGATGGGCAGGAACTCATCTATCGGCAGCATCCTTGTGAATGGGTCGGCAGCCATCAGCTTCCTCGCTCCCTGCTGCGACAGAGCATAGCCAAGCGTCCAATAGGAGTAGTCCGCCTTGACCAGGTTGTTCACGCCGTCCACCGACTGCTCCGGCTGCTGCACCTGCATTCGCTTCCGCCCAACGTAGCTGGAgcagagacacgggggagtgTTGGTCGGTTTTTGGCTTCATTTCTTTAATCTGGAATCAGCGTGAGCGTACGCAGAGGAAGCGTGTCCTTACATGAGGTCCCAGTCTAGCTGGGTTTTACCCACGTCGTCCATTATGGCCTGCATCCGCCGTTTAAACCTGGGCTCAAACCTTACGTCGTCCTCTAAAACAAGGACTCTCTCGAGGCCCAGGTCCAGTACCTGATGGACAAAAAGCACAACAACGCACATAAGACGTTGTTTTTCTGGTCACTTTAGCGCTATCTGGCCATATTTAGAATATGCATTGCATATGTATAACGCGAAATGGATGGATTTAAGACAttcaaaccattttttttaaaaagagggGGAACAGAAAACTACTTtcaaactttcttttttttttattgttttacttgaattatttttattattttatttaagggGTTTTCTGATTGTCTCACTGTTCTAAAGAGAGTGTCTAGACTGTGCTCACCTTCCTCCATACAGAATGATGGCTGAGGAAGCATCCGATCTCCCCCCTGGTGAGGACTCGGCCAGAGTAAGGGTCCTTGTAGCGCGGCATCATCTCTATTCCTAACGCCTGCAGCTGGGATGTATTGAGAGTCCTGAGAAAGAGCAAGGGAACATAGCATGagcaaaaaagaggaatattaaTTCACATTACACTCATCATTTTGCATCTACACCTGTTGACGGTGAAAACGTCTTTGCAAAAACTCTCTTCAAGCTGCAACAAGTCATCCATTTTTCCAGACAAACAAAGGCTGAGAGAAGGATTAGGACATTCCCAAAGTAGATTAAATaaactgctgggggggggcaagccgAGCGTGTTCCTATGGCGACACCAAATCACCGctttagacaggatgtttggaTTTCGGTGTCTGAATAAGTTTCAGATGTGAGGCAGGCGTAGGTACGCATCAACGCTGACGCTGAAGGACGTTCCAGGTAGAAAACGTTATTTCTGTTGCTGCAGAGCAACCGAAATGCTTTTCATCAGGTCAATCCAGCCCCCGGGTCAGTTCATCGCATTCCTGTATGGCTGCTTGTTTGACCTACTTGCCGTCCACTGCGTCCATCAGCGTGGCACGCAGACCAAGAGAGGTCAATGTCTTCAACATCCTGGTTCTTCTATCCTGCCTCCGCTTCAGATTGATCAAGAAAATCTAAAAGACAATTGGAGACACATTCCTTTAGGAAGTAATATAACAGAAATAGAATATTCTTATGGCCCTGAAGTCTTATTCTTTACATATACGTCTAATCGTTTGCTTGTACGCGTGTCTCTTTATGGAGGACACATAGGGCAGATGTAAAGTAGACATAGCAGAGcataaataaaagagaagatGGGCTCAGAGAGTTAGGAGGcgaaggtgaagaagaagaagacatgaTATTGCTGATAACTCACTTGATCAAAGACTATCATGTCCTGCGGTGATGGCGGCGAGTACAAATGCTCCGAGGGCTCAATTTTGTGCTCGACTgtagacagagagcaggaagcagatgaAAGGTTAAAACCACATTAGATAACGGCTGCATTTCCCCCGGCTTGTGGGGTTTATTTAATCTGGTGTATTTAGACTCGGAGCAGAGAGAAGAGCAGTGACGGGGGCCACGGTGAATGTGAGTAAGggtggggtaaaaaaaaaaaaaaaaagcaggcagCGGAGATGGAGGGGAGAGAAAAGGGCTGACAGGATGAAGTCATGGAGTCACAGAGTCACAAGGAGAAGAAACAAACCTGAGAGGTAAAGTAATCAAGGAGAGACAGATAGTctcaacatctgtgtgtgtgtgtgtgtgtgtgtgtgtgtgcgtgcgtgtgcgtgcttaTGAACTCACTCAAAGCCTCAGTGATGGTGTGTATGAAACTCTCCTTTTCATCTTCTACATTCTGTTGTGCCTTTAGAGGGACAGGCAGGAATCCATAGTGCTCTCTGTTACACACATACATCTGCAcatctggaacacacacacacacatttaaaataaatattgacctaaacattttaaataatcatGACAATACTCAACATCTTTATCATCCACACTCCTCCTCGGACTATTccacaatgaaatgaaatctttcAGTATTGGCTTGAATGTTTTTATGTATATTGATGATTCTGTCGTTACCCCCAAAAACATTGATTATGATCGCACAATTACAAGCAGTCAAGACAAAACACATGGATCTATTTTACGCTACGCTGACTCATCTGTTCCGCATGCACCTGTAAAATGCCCTCGTTGCAAAAGTGAAGATTAAGCCCGTTTCTAATGAATTAAAGAGGCCACAGTCAGGCTGCAGCTATTCAAGGTCAGCCTGGCGTTTGCAGCCCTGCTTCAAATGTCGAAGTTTGCTGTGAGCCGAGTTCTCACACCGACCTGCTTGACGCGCCGAGAAAGCAAACACCATGATGTCATCGAAAGCCCAACTGTAGTCCGGGTGAGGAGGATGGAAGGCCAGGTCCCGGCTGAACTCACGCCGCAGGTCTAACAAGAAGGTGCTGTGCACCATGGGAACGGGGAAACAGCCGAGCCGCTTCCACTCCCTGATCGGCTGGTAGTCCGGGGTTCGCTTATAGTAACCCTGAGAGAGGGTAGAGATGCACGACGCCAGGTTCAGATGCTGAATCCAGATCAGTGGATGGAGAGTCGCAGTCTCGAGGGTACCTGTGGGGTGATGCCGCACCAGAAGTTGGAGTAGAGCGAGCGCGACTCTAACATGGGAGCCACCAGGGTCAGGTTTTCAGCCATCAGCAGGTTCAGCATGCGTGGGTTGGTCAACAGGTTGTCGCTGTCTACGAACTGCACAGTCAGAGAGAAAATGTCAGTTATTAGAACATAACATTTGACGCTAAAGTAGCATTTCCCAATGGTGTTACTGCTGGGCATCAAAAGCACAAACAGAACTGGGTCCGCCTGAATCAACCCAGGAGACTCTCTGTCCCATTGCAGAAAGACATCCTATTGTGAAGAAATCTAAACCGTTTCTATCAGTATTATGAAATTATTACATTGTGCAATCAACATTTTTCAGTGGAGGGGTGGCATCATCTTTGACACCAGCATGGACAAGTATGGagaacgtgcgtgtgtgtgcgtgcgtgtgcgtacagtcattttttttaatgaagctAAATTATTTACCATGTCTGACATCTTGTTCTTACTTCAGAAGGCGTGTCCTACAGTAAGACTGAAGCACCTCGACACGCTGCAATGTTTTATGCTAGAATTCCACATTCCGCAAATCGAAGcgtctgtatttctttttgggtttatttttgtatgttttttttctctttgcaaAATTTACTTGACTTTCattttttctatttctattctaggtataaattgtttttatttatgtttacacCCGATTGTgctctttgtgtctttgcatgGTAGTATCAtgctgttgtatttattttgcaggaGCCTTTCAGCCAAATCAAACTGTAAAACTAGTCCATGCATGATGTCTTTTTTCACTCTTACTAGTATGTAGTCAGCCCATCGTTCTCTGGCTGCCTTCAGTGCCGCCTGCCTCAGCTTCATCACATGGTTGAACCGTGATGAAGGCCAGTGCTTTGGACCCCATTCATCAGTGTAGGATCTGATGCAGAAATAATACATCCCAAATATCCAATAGAAAAcaccaaccaaaaaaaaaagatcgacACAGCAGCTGGACTCACCTGGGCTCCTCCATGGGTCTCCACTCCACAGAGTGGTAGATAAGCTGGGCTCTCTTCAGCCATTCTCTCAACATAGCAGTGGTGTTGTCCACATTATGGTCTGTTGCTGCCCTGAAACGGAAAAACACAGGATATTATTTAAACAAAGACAACTCTTTTCCATCCAATGCATGAAGTCTCTTTGCAGAAATAAGCCcctgagccaatcaggattGTTATCAGACCCTCAGAGAAATAAGTGGATGTGAAGCAAGAGACATAATTCCTGAATGCGACATTCAGAGAGCATCTTGAGGAAGAAGAGATCCCGATTCCAGATTTTTCTAATTGCTGCCTGATGTTCCAAAAGGCTGCCTCCGGTTGCAAAGCCTCCTAATTGCTTATTTAACTGCACCCCTGGAGAATGGTCATAGTGAGCTGTCACGGCGCAGAAAGACAGCATTCGGAGGCCTTCTGGGTAACAagcacagagctctggggaccaAAGCGTGTCTGCATATATTCCACTTGCGAAAGAGGAtttaaaactgcaaaaaaaaatgataatattTGCACATTACTGTGCAGTTCACTATCACGGGAACATTTCAGTAAATATAACCAGcgtttgcatttaaatttcccTTCAAAGAGGAAAGATCAACAGAATGCGAGCAGAgacctgcacacaaacacacactcattcgGTGAGATGGAGTTTTCCACTGCTGTACTCGCTCCAAAGGTGTAACCATTTTTAGACTGACcagtgcatgcacacacacaaacacacacacacaacaacacttTTGAGACTCCTCACTTATACACATTGTGAGCAAACAGTGACACGGAGACACCTGTTTGCACAAAGAATTGCACACCTATGCTTCTATCatcacacaaatgcatgcagaCATCAATAAGCTTGGTCTCGTattgcacgtgcacgcacaaacacacacacactggtcagaGAGCGGTGGAGTCCTCCTCTGTTTGGAATCTCAGTGATCTCAGATGGATAAATAGCTCATCAGACAAAACCAGCAGCTGCACAAATTATTGACTGTGTCTCCTTCAGGCGAAGGAGACACAGTCAATAGTTTCAataatgtgtgtttgcatgcgtgTTTGTCGCATGCCAATACTTGCAGATGTacggtaaaaacaaaaagacctTCATTTTTGTTGCTGGGAATGTTTTTGCTAGAGACTGGTGGTTGAGCTCTTGCACAGGTggtgtttttactgttttgaatgtgtctttttatgtgtgtaaaacctttttaaaaaacGTGACTGAGTATTAGATCGTAACAGCCCAAGAGAAATtaaagaagtttttttttcataagATTTAAAAACCTGACACATAATAAGTAGATGTGTACACATATTGACACACTTTTCAAACGCTAAACTGCACCTTGGTGGgagaaataaatgtgttccGACACGCCGTCTTCCAACGACAAACTTAGCTCCAGGCGCAGATTTATGAACGTGGAACTTCTGGGAAGTATAGAACCGTGCAGGATGCAGAAGGTGGGAACACAGATTATATgtaaagaggaagaaagaagccAGACCAAGAGtggatgaaagagagagaaagagggaattCCATTTCCATGCTGCCAAACTAATAATGTGCAGAAATCCTCTAACACGTAACTAATTTGGTCAATGCCTCAAAGAGCTCACTAACAGCCCTCCAATGAATAAATGGCCAGTCAAATTTACAGAAACCAcaataaaatgctaattatgtttttttttttaatgggctCATTAAATCAGGAAGAATATAAATGAGCGGCcccttttcattttcacagCTCCTTCTTAGCAGGACACAGCGCTTCATACGTCTGTGGTAAACAGCTGGCGCAGGATGAAGGGAGCCCACTTCGACTTAGCATGTGTAGTTCAACCAGATGCATGCGCTTGCTGTTCACGAGTCTGCAGCAAGTTTGACGAAGCCGCGTTCTCATCGCCTCCATCTCATTTATCCTGGACATGTTTGCCCTTCCTCATGAGGCATCCATTCACTCCTCCTCAGTTTCAACCTGTGCAGCTTCAGAGGTTTCACCCTTCGTTTGCCAAATACTTGACCACTGCATTGCTGACATCCAGACCTTGCAGTAGATGTGA
Proteins encoded in this window:
- the colgalt2b gene encoding procollagen galactosyltransferase 2, producing MRAVVAVGVGVLCALLASLVPADVPDLVTLVQEPMKSESSLMKPKVMIAIVARNAAHSLPHYLGCIERLEYPKERIAIWAATDHNVDNTTAMLREWLKRAQLIYHSVEWRPMEEPRSYTDEWGPKHWPSSRFNHVMKLRQAALKAARERWADYILFVDSDNLLTNPRMLNLLMAENLTLVAPMLESRSLYSNFWCGITPQGYYKRTPDYQPIREWKRLGCFPVPMVHSTFLLDLRREFSRDLAFHPPHPDYSWAFDDIMVFAFSARQADVQMYVCNREHYGFLPVPLKAQQNVEDEKESFIHTITEALIEHKIEPSEHLYSPPSPQDMIVFDQIFLINLKRRQDRRTRMLKTLTSLGLRATLMDAVDGKTLNTSQLQALGIEMMPRYKDPYSGRVLTRGEIGCFLSHHSVWRKVLDLGLERVLVLEDDVRFEPRFKRRMQAIMDDVGKTQLDWDLIYVGRKRMQVQQPEQSVDGVNNLVKADYSYWTLGYALSQQGARKLMAADPFTRMLPIDEFLPIMFNKHPNTEYMSHFEPRDLKAFSVEPLLIYPTHYTGEPGYISDTETSTIWDDEAVATDWDRQQARKTAQQDQIRPVAQNSVTGDSPPPAARASRDEL